From the Lolium rigidum isolate FL_2022 chromosome 2, APGP_CSIRO_Lrig_0.1, whole genome shotgun sequence genome, one window contains:
- the LOC124693155 gene encoding obtusifoliol 14-alpha demethylase-like, whose amino-acid sequence MSTQLTVRDPPHQKENLIVRDLLGYCTTHCLISSIYLYIARDHPREEHRASLLNKLLYCRTMEFPSTWWWCGTAALVSIIIVVLSIKISRARYRGTQLPPLVSDAALLSLIPTLVKKGMPAVFNHLYARYGSVFMVSPFGLKMTFLAGPEVTTHFFRGLDSEISHGDLFEFTVPMFGLAIAYAVDVATRNEQKRFHLEALRPSRLAGHVSKMLQEVEGHFGKWGKEGIVDLKLEFERVLMLIASRCFLGKEVRENMFDEITTLFTELGNGMSLGSILFPYLPTPANRRRDRARIRLTEILSEVVESRKRSGRVEEDTLQGLIDSKYKDGHSTSVQEVVGLIISLLFAGKYTSSVASTWTGACLLSHPTFLAAAIEEQEQIAKKYKDGLDYSAVMEMETLHNCIKETLRMHPPALALARKAHTHFTVQTREGKQYEIEPDHPVATLVLVNNNLPYIYKDPQVYDPRRFGPERKEDIALGKLSYMSFGGGRHVCTGEAYAYMQIKLIWSHLLRNFELELISPFPETDWGNYVAKPKGNLFVRYKRTSSVQSI is encoded by the exons ATGAGCACACAATTAACCGTGAGAGATCCCCCACATCAAAAGGAAAATTTAATCGTGAGAGATCTACTAGGCTATTGCACTACTCACTGCCTTATTTcttctatctatctatatatagCACGCGACCATCCACGAGAGGAGCATCGCGCTTCTCTCCTAAACAAACTTCTATACTGCAGAACCATGGAGTTCCCAAGTACCTGGTGGTGGTGCGGCACCGCGGCTCTGGTTTCCATTATCATCGTTGTGCTATCCATCAAGATCTCAAGAGCAAGGTATCGAGGAACTCAGCTTCCACCTCTAGTCAGTGATGCCGCTCTCCTCTCGCTCATACCCACCCTTGTGAAGAAAGGCATGCCTGCTGTGTTCAATCATCTATATGCCAGGTATGGCAGCGTGTTCATGGTCAGTCCCTTTGGGCTGAAGATGACGTTCTTGGCTGGGCCAGAAGTCACCACCCATTTCTTTCGAGGTTTGGACTCCGAGATCAGCCACGGGGATCTCTTCGAGTTCACCGTTCCCATGTTTGGCTTGGCGATTGCTTACGCCGTCGACGTCGCTACTCGGAATGAGCAAAAGCGATTTCACCTTGAAGCGCTCCGGCCATCCAGATTGGCCGGCCATGTTTCTAAGATGCTACAAGAAGTGGAG GGCCACTTTGGCAAATGGGGAAAAGAGGGCATCGTTGATTTAAAGCTTGAGTTCGAGCGGGTACTCATGTTGATCGCGAGCCGTTGTTTCCTCGGAAAAGAGGTCCGGGAAAATATGTTTGACGAGATCACCACGCTGTTTACTGAGCTTGGAAATGGCATGAGCTTGGGTAGCATCCTATTTCCATATCTCCCAACTCCAGCAAACCGGCGGCGTGACAGAGCGCGCATCAGGCTGACCGAAATACTATCTGAGGTGGTGGAGTCCCGCAAGAGGTCTGGCAGAGTCGAGGAGGACACGCTGCAGGGATTGATCGACTCCAAGTATAAAGACGGCCACTCTACATCGGTACAAGAGGTAGTGGGATTGATCATAAGCTTGCTATTTGCTGGAAAATATACCAGCTCTGTCGCCAGCACTTGGACCGGAGCTTGTCTGCTCAGCCACCCAACCTTCTTAGCAGCCGCCATTGAGGAGCAAGAACAAatcgccaagaagtacaaggacggGCTAGACTACAGTGCTGTCATGGAGATGGAGACACTTCATAATTGCATCAAGGAGACGCTAAGGATGCACCCTCCGGCGTTGGCGCTAGCCCGCAAGGCACATACACACTTCACGGTGCAAACCAGAGAGGGCAAACAGTATGAAATCGAGCCAGACCACCCCGTAGCAACTCTTGTTCTAGTCAACAATAATCTTCCCTACATCTATAAGGACCCTCAGGTATATGACCCGCGTCGGTTTGGCCCGGAAAGGAAAGAGGACATAGCATTAGGCAAGTTATCTTACATGTCATTTGGCGGTGGTCGGCACGTTTGCACCGGCGAGGCCTACGCTTACATGCAGATTAAGCTGATTTGGAGCCATTTGCTAAGGAACTTTGAACTCGAATTGATCTCTCCTTTCCCAGAGACAGACTGGGGCAATTACGTGGCAAAGCCAAAAGGAAATCTGTTTGTAAGATACAAGAGAACCAGCTCCGTGCAGTCAATTTAG
- the LOC124691160 gene encoding uncharacterized protein LOC124691160 produces MLLPISRPTDKFAPLAGLRSLLVPDTVAGRGGGVVTRTILASLLPCGEGEIVRQESGDGESVDDDEEDEGCWVPYGRREPGRRRRLPPPIPSLAARSALRRARTDDRRLVISKVRVMRPDYYVRARRVRGGRLVMRLHEREDDGPLPAPDLLPPPTQVDIATTSDEKVDDAQAAAAPAPLPAAAGCFEDVAKYQYAVGSSPLHQTPLLRMVH; encoded by the coding sequence ATGCTGCTACCCATCTCCCGCCCCACCGACAAATTCGCCCCGCTCGCCGGCCTCCGCTCGCTGCTCGTCCCCGACACCGTCGCCGGTCGCGGAGGCGGCGTCGTGACGCGGACGATCCTCGCGTCGCTGCTGCCGTGCGGCGAGGGCGAGATCGTCCGCCAAGAAAGCGGCGACGGCGagagcgtcgatgacgacgaggaggacgaggggtGCTGGGTGCCGTACGGGCGCCGGGAGCCCGGGCGACGGCGCCGCCTGCCGCCCCCGATCCCGTCGCTGGCCGCCCGGAGCGCGCTGCGCCGGGCGCGCACCGACGACAGGCGGCTCGTCATCAGCAAGGTGCGCGTCATGCGGCCCGACTACTACGTCCGCGCGCGCCGCGTGCGCGGCGGCCGCCTCGTCATGCGCCTCCACGAGCGCGAGGACGACGGCCCGTTGCCGGCGCCCGATCTGCTTCCGCCGCCTACCCAGGTGGACATCGCGACGACGTCGGACGAAAAGGTCGATGACGCGCAGGCGgctgcggcgccggcgccgctgcCCGCTGCAGCTGGATGCTTTGAGGACGTGGCCAAGTACCAGTACGCCGTCGGTAGCAGCCCGCTGCACCAGACGCCTTTGCTGAGGATGGTCCATTAA